One Triticum dicoccoides isolate Atlit2015 ecotype Zavitan chromosome 5B, WEW_v2.0, whole genome shotgun sequence genomic window carries:
- the LOC119312086 gene encoding 40S ribosomal protein S12-like: MAEENAPVEVAAPVAAPTPVLGEPMDLMTALQLVMKKSSAHDGLVKGLREAAKAIEKHAAQICVLAEDCDQPDYVKLVKALCAEHNVHLVTVPSAKTLGEWAGLCKIDSEGKARKVVGCSCVVVKDYGEDSEGLHIVQEYVKSH, encoded by the exons GGAGGAGAATGCCCCAGTTGAGGTTGCTGCTCCGGTTGCGGCCCCTACCCCAGTTCTTGGAGAGCCCATGGACTTGATGACTGCTCTGCAGCTTGTGATGAAGAAGTCAAGCGCTCATGATGGCCTTGTCAAGGGACTCCGTGAAGCTGCGAAAGCGATTGAGAAGCATGCTGCTCAGATCTGTGTGCTTGCTGAGGACTGCGACCAGCCTGAttacgtgaagctggtgaaggcacTGTGTGCTGAGCACAACGTTCACTTGGTCACTGTGCCTAGTGCCAAGACTCTTGGAGAGTGGGCTGGG CTTTGCAAGATTGACTCTGAGGGCAAGGCAAGAAAGGTGGTGGGCTGCTCATGTGTCGTTGTGAAG GACTACGGCGAAGATTCCGAGGGTCTTCACATCGTGCAGGAATACGTCAAGTCGCACTAG
- the LOC119312087 gene encoding accelerated cell death 11-like, which yields MGSNEADKPLRRIGASFEQLAAVAKQQQQQPAMAAGDFSRACSNVSVLFGCLGIAFKFAEMDYVAKVNDLLEASKMISTLPSMVELDIQKGNVRQAGSHTRNLLRVKRGIDMVKVLFEQILVTEGNSLKDAASKAYAQVFAPHHGWAIRKAVGAGMYALPSKSQLLKKLNEDENSARAQMQSFVRSSGPVILYVEDLFTSKNLGLDW from the exons ATGGGGTCCAACGAGGCGGACAAGCCGCTGCGGCGGATCGGCGCGTCGTTCGAGCAGCTCGCGGCcgtcgccaagcagcagcagcagcagcccgcGATGGCGGCGGGGGACTTCTCGCGCGCCTGCTCCAACGTCTCCGTCCTCTTCGGCTGCCTCGGCATCGCCTTCAAGTTCGCCGAGATGGACTACGTTGCCAAG GTTAATGATTTACTGGAGGCATCCAAGATGATTTCAACATTGCCCTCCATGGTTGAGCTTGACATTCAGAAGGGCAATGTCAGGCAGGCGGGGAGCCATACGAGGAATCTACTGAGGGTTAAGCGTGGGATTGATATGGTGAAAGTTCTGTTTGAGCAGATATTAGTCACAGA AGGCAACTCCCTGAAGGATGCAGCGTCAAAGGCTTATGCTCAGGTGTTTGCTCCTCACCATGGCTGGGCCATAAGGAAAGCAGTTGGTGCTGGAATGTATGCCCTCCCTTCTAAGTCGCAGCTCTTGAAGAAACTGAATGAAGATG AAAATTCGGCAAGGGCTCAAATGCAGAGTTTCGTCAGGTCGTCTGGACCAGTAATTCTCTACGTCGAAGACCTCTTCACCTCCAAGAATTTAGGGCTAGACTGGTGA
- the LOC119312088 gene encoding zinc finger CCCH domain-containing protein 16-like: MSTAAGDLPAASTRSERRKERKKERRRRARREAAAAARAAAEALAADPEEGRRLRELEEADAAASDRARRAFEDAERLWLEKAASRAAEEAAAAAAEEEARAAEASTREKFNDDHRDETEDDGEWEYVEDGPAEIIWQGNEIIVKKKKVKIPKKAEDKPPSQEEERPTSNPLPPQSVAVASQRREPSLSARELLEKVAQETPNFGTEQDKAHCPFYLKTAACRFGVRCSRVHFYPDKSCTLLMKNMYNGPGLVLEQDEGLEFTDEEIEQSYEEFYEDVHTEFLKFGELVNFKVCRNGSFHLRGNVYVHYKALDSALLAYNNMNGRYFAGKQITCEFVALTKWKSAICGEYMRSRFKTCSHGVACNFIHCFRNPGGDYEWADWDNPPPKYWTRKMAALFGPSDDAVFDKASDTPDFERLHSSDRKRLRSSDDRYISNRNGDGDAHKRHSSRVFSHSKQEQSNHIMKYGHTRHRREPSAPNERRGQEIEGDIGRYCSPMENERASQAHKHEEKHRDGHGDAARGYNGKIKSRKHRSERHESLESGCSDWPSEFADAGTSRSPSGSKSTNRHNNHKRSGRRSSDDPNLERGYSAADKSSGKAHIAKSSSRHYVEDDSYGEKGSGRGKSGKHGDHCDDPDDRWLATNSDVDSDAEAQFPRSSSGVGKGGRNDNAPPVEDDRYQRSSSRSARSRAKDDKSSRKRKKHHREIRKNSDSDDDDPSDSSDVRDLSLHARRSRSRSSEEGLSLHKRRKGRRGHDSWCS, translated from the exons AtgtccacggcggccggcgatctCCCGGCGGCGTCGACGAGGAGCGAGAggcggaaggagcggaagaaggagCGCCGCCGGCGCGCgcgcagggaggcggcggcggccgcgcggGCTGCAGCGGAGGCGCTCGCCGCCGACCCAGAGGAGGGGCGCCGCCTCCGAGAGCTCGAGGAGGCCGACGCCGCCGCGTCCGACCGCGCGCGCCGCGCCTTCGAGGACGCCGAGCGCCTCTGGCTCGAGAAGGCCGCCTCGCGTGCCGCCGAGGAGGCAGCCGCGGCGGCTGCGGAAGAAGAGGCGAGGGCCGCCGAGGCTTCCACACGCGAGAAG TTTAACGATGACCACAGAGACGAGACAGAAGACGATGGGGAATGGGAGTATGTTGAAGATGGACCAGCGGAGATCATATGGCAAGGAAATGAAATCATTGTGAAGAAGAAAAAAGTCAAAATACCAAAGAAGGCAGAGGATAAACCACCAAGTCAAGAG GAAGAGAGACCTACATCAAATCCGCTGCCACCTCAGTCTGTAGCTGTTGCTTCTCAGAGGAGAGAACCTTCCTTGTCTGCTCGAGAACTACTTGAGAAAGTTGCTCAAGAGACTCCAAATTTCGGAACTGAACAG GATAAGGCCCATTGCCCATTTTACCTCAAGACAGCAGCTTGCCGCTTTGGAGTTCGCTGCAGCAGAGTTCATTTCTACCCTGACAAATCATGCACATTGCTCATGAAAAACATGTATAATGGTCCGGGCCTTGTTTTGGAACAAGATGAAGGGCTTGAG TTTACAGACGAAGAGATTGAACAGagctatgaagaattttatgaagacGTGCACACTGAATTTCTGAAATTTGGTGAACTTGTTAACTTCAAG GTATGTAGAAATGGGTCATTCCATCTTCGAGGAAATGTCTATGTGCATTATAAAGCCTTGGATTCAGCTCTTCTTGCCTACAACAACATGAATGGTCGATATTTTGCCGGGAAGCAG ATAACATGTGAGTTTGTTGCTTTGACGAAATGGAAGTCAGCGATCTGTGGTGAGTACATGAGGTCAAGATTCAAG ACATGTTCACATGGAGTTGCTTGTAATTTCATTCATTGCTTTCGTAACCCTGGGGGTGATTATGAATGGGCTGACTGGGACAATCCTCCACCTAAATACTGGACTCGGAAGATGGCTGCTCTGTTTGGTCCCTCAGATGATGCTGTTTTCGACAAAGCGAGTGATACCCCAGATTTTGAACGGTTACACAGTTCAGATAGGAAGAGACTGAGAAGTTCTGATGACAG GTATATTTCAAATAGAAATGGGGATGGAGATGCACATAAACGGCACTCATCAAGAGTTTTTTCACATTCGAAGCAAGAGCAGAGCAACCATATCATGAAATATGGGCATACTCGACATAGAAGAGAACCATCTGCACCAAATGAGCGACGAGGCCAAGAGATTGAAGGTGATATTGGCAGATACTGTTCGCCCATGGAAAATGAAAGAGCGTCCCAAGCACATAAGCATGAAGAGAAACATAGAGATGGCCATGGCGATGCAGCACGTGGATACAATGGTAAAATCAAGTCCAGGAAGCACAGATCTGAACGGCACGAAAGTCTGGAGTCTGGATGTTCTGATTGGCCTTCAGAATTTGCTGATGCAGGCACGAGCAGAAGTCCTTCAGGCAGCAAGTCCACCAACAGGCACAATAATCACAAAAGGAGCGGGAGGCGATCCTCGGATGATCCCAATCTTGAAAGGGGCTACTCCGCTGCGGACAAATCATCGGGGAAAGCACACATTGCCAAAAGCAGCTCGAGACATTACGTAGAAGATGACTCCTATGGTGAGAAAGGTAGTGGAAGAGGCAAATCTGGAAAGCACGGTGATCATTGCGATGACCCTGATGATAGATGGCTAGCAACAAATAGTGATGTTGATTCAGATGCAGAAGCTCAATTCCCGAGGTCAAGCAGTGGAGTTGGTAAAGGTGGAAGGAATGATAATGCTCCTCCAGTTGAGGATGATCGTTATCAAAGGTCCAGCAGCAGGTCTGCTAGGTCAAGAGCGAAGGATGACAAGAGCAGCAGGAAGAGGAAGAAGCACCACAGGGAAATCAGGAAGAACAGCGATAGCGATGACGACGATCCCTCAGATTCCAGTGACGTTCGGGATTTGAGCCTGCATGCAAGGAGGAGTCGGTCAAGAAGCAGCGAGGAGGGTCTCTCATTGCACAAACGGAGGAAGGGTCGCCGTGGTCATGATTCGTGGTGCAGCTGA